From the genome of Rubripirellula reticaptiva:
TGCCCGAAGTGTGGTGCAGTCAGCACATACACAATCACGATGCAGAACGGTGGTCGATTAATTTCCTGCAGTTCGTGTCGTAAGAACTTCACGTCTGAAGTTAAGCAGGCTCTGTTTACGGGGAAGAACCGATAACCAGTGGCTGCAATTGCCAGTCAAAGTCGGAAATTTGTTTAGCTGTCAAAACGATTCGATACCCTTGGAAATCACTCATGTCTATTGATCCCTACCGAGTGTGGCTTGGCATCCCGTCCGACCGGCGGCCACCGACATACTATGACATTCTTTCGCTCGAACCCGGCGAAAGCGACGAAGCGGTCATCCGTAGTGCTGCGGAACAACGAAGAAGCTATGTGCTGTCCAAGCAAGGAGGGGACCATGACAGAGCGGTCTACAAAATTCTTGGGCAAATCGACGAAGCGGTGGCGACGCTGGTCGTCCCGGCAACGAAGTTTGAATATGACAGACTTATCGGTCTTCATGCAAAGACAAACAAAGCGGGAAAGCGGCGTTCTAAATCGCACGCCAAACACCAAAAGTCGCCTGAGAGGATTTACGGCGAAGGCAGCGGTATTGTTTCCGGTTTTGCTGGGATCATGGGCGTAATCAGCATCTGCATCGGAGCAATGGTTTGGTTGAGTTTTCAAATGCCGTGGGGGAAACTAGCACAATCGCCCGATGTGAATGACGTGGCTTTGGATATCCCGAAATCCAATACAGACAGTCATGGTGCAGAGTCTTTTTCTCACCGTCCTGACACGACATCCACTGAAACCAAAGAATTTAGCAAGCTTGCATCGTCTCTAAGTGAGGTGCGACAACCTGACAATTGTGTCTTCAAAGGGCTCTCGATTTCAATTGCCAAAAACGGCAAATGTGTCATCGGAGTGAATAGCGAAGATAAACCCGTTCAGTTTGCCGAGGCTGATGGCGACAAAAAGGGAATAGCGATATTTGGCACGTCACCCGTTTGGAGACAAACAGATGGACGGCTTCACGTGGTTTCTGACTTTGCCCAACTTAAGGATCTGTCGGGACTGAACCCCCGATCTATTGCGAGTGAGCAGCACCTGTTGATTGACAATCACTTGGCGATAGATGACGGATTGCTTGTTTTATCACCGAAGGAAAGAAAAAATGTTTCGTTTGGGTTGCCACGTTCGATCATGGCTCCTATCGAATTACAGATAGCACTGTCAGGGCATAGCGACGGGGCGTTGCTTGTCCAATTCAATATACAAGATAGAACCCTGATCGTCGGGCTGCATGGAGCAAGGTCGCCGGAACCTGATGCGGACCCCGGAATGGTTCTAGTTGCAGAGCGTGACAAGAAAGGAAACTTTACTAATCTCGTGCGAGTTGTTCAGCCCGCTGGGAAGTCGATGGAATACGATTTTCAAATCGAAGCACCTCACATGGATCGGGCAGCGTTGTCTATCGGGGTGCGATCAGACCATCCACTAGCAATCCGCCGCATGGACGTTGCAGCAAAGTTCCCCCCGTCGTTTGGAATGGCATTAGACCAGCGGGGCCAACGTGTTTTGGTTAAACGCACAATAGAGGGAGACGCCGCAGCGTCGGCTGGGATCAAGTCCGGTGATGTGATACTTCAAGTGGATGGCAGTTCGGCGAACAGTATGCAACAGGTACTCGACATTCTCGCTACCACAGTTATTGGAGACGAAGTTGCTCTAACTGTCGAGCGATTTGGTCAGCGAAAAGTTTTTTCAGTGTTCCCCAACTAACGGACACCAACTACGAAGCCTCAACACCAACGAGGCAAACATGACCAAACAACCACTTCATCTGTCCGTACTCAATCGAGGAAGCATTCAGTTTCCTCGGTATTTGATTGGAAACGACCATCGCTGGTTTTGGACAGGATCAGGATGGACGGG
Proteins encoded in this window:
- a CDS encoding PDZ domain-containing protein, which gives rise to MSIDPYRVWLGIPSDRRPPTYYDILSLEPGESDEAVIRSAAEQRRSYVLSKQGGDHDRAVYKILGQIDEAVATLVVPATKFEYDRLIGLHAKTNKAGKRRSKSHAKHQKSPERIYGEGSGIVSGFAGIMGVISICIGAMVWLSFQMPWGKLAQSPDVNDVALDIPKSNTDSHGAESFSHRPDTTSTETKEFSKLASSLSEVRQPDNCVFKGLSISIAKNGKCVIGVNSEDKPVQFAEADGDKKGIAIFGTSPVWRQTDGRLHVVSDFAQLKDLSGLNPRSIASEQHLLIDNHLAIDDGLLVLSPKERKNVSFGLPRSIMAPIELQIALSGHSDGALLVQFNIQDRTLIVGLHGARSPEPDADPGMVLVAERDKKGNFTNLVRVVQPAGKSMEYDFQIEAPHMDRAALSIGVRSDHPLAIRRMDVAAKFPPSFGMALDQRGQRVLVKRTIEGDAAASAGIKSGDVILQVDGSSANSMQQVLDILATTVIGDEVALTVERFGQRKVFSVFPN